TGGGGATCGCGTACGAGATGGAGGTCGTCTCCGCGCACCGCACGCCCGACCGCATGTTCCGCTACGCCGAGCAGGCCGAGGAGCGCGGGCTGGAGGTGATCATCGCCGGCGCCGGCGGGGCCGCGCACCTCCCCGGGATGACCGCCGCCAAGACCGTCCTCCCCGTGATCGGCGTCCCCGTCCTCTCCTCGAGCTTGAGCGGGCTCGACTCGCTCCTCTCCATCGTGCAGATGCCGAAGGGCGTCCCCGTCGCCACCGTGGCGATCGGCAAGGCGGGCGCGGCCAACGCCGGGCTCCTGGCCGCGCGC
This genomic interval from Longimicrobium sp. contains the following:
- the purE gene encoding 5-(carboxyamino)imidazole ribonucleotide mutase; amino-acid sequence: MSQPRVGIIMGSRSDRETMQEAARVLDELGIAYEMEVVSAHRTPDRMFRYAEQAEERGLEVIIAGAGGAAHLPGMTAAKTVLPVIGVPVLSSSLSGLDSLLSIVQMPKGVPVATVAIGKAGAANAGLLAAR